The genomic DNA GTTTTTTAGATCAGATAGCCAGCCTTGTGCATGAATTAACGCATTGGTATTTAAAAACTGAAGATCATGCTTATGTTTATCAACATGCTAAATACAAAGCACTAACAGCCCATGAGCATAAAAGCAATGCCGATAGTTATGCCTATTTTATTAAGCAAGTATTGCTGCTTAAACCTCTACAAAATAGGCCAGAAGTATAATCCTATACCTAAAAAAGACAGTAAAAACCTGCTTAGACCGGATATAAGCGGCTTTTAGAACCGTTGTTAAACAATCTGCAATTAATCATAGTCAGAGTAAAAAAAATCTTGTATACGGCCCACTATGGAAAAAGCAAACGTTCATGTGGTGGGTACAGGTACCATTGGTGAGCCTCTTATTGGCTTGTTGTGTGAATTTAGAGAAAAGTTAGGTTTTGGTGAGATTACCTTTTCTAAGCGCAACGTATCATTGTTGGATCGATCAAAAGTGAATGCCTTGATAAAAAAAGGTGCTAAACTATGTGCTGAAAAAGAGTCTTGGGATGCATTCGTTAATTTAAATGTAAACCCCAGCTATAGTTTAGAGGAAGCTCATGAAAAGGCAGATGTCATTATAGATTGCACACCTGTGGGCAATAAAAACAAAGAGATGGTTTATCATAAACTTGAAAATACAACCAAAGGCTTTATTGCCCAAGGGAGCGAATTTGGTTTTGGTAAAATGTATGCTCGTGGGATCAATGATGAAAGCCTCAATGCAGATGATAAGTATTTACAAGTGGTCAGTTGTAATACGCACAACTTATCTGCGCTGATTAAAACAATTGCAATGAACAATGGACAAAATATACATGGGCTGAACAATGCAAAGTTTGTTTGTATTCGTCGAGCCAATGATATCAGCCAAAATGGTTCATTTTCACCAGCGCATGAGGTGAACGCACATACTGATCCTGAGTTTGGAACGCATCATGCTAGAGATGCGCATGAGTTATTTAAAACTTTAGATATTAAGTTACCTTTGTTTTCTTCAGCAATGAAAAGCAATACCCAGTACATGCACACGCTCTGGTTTCATTTAACTTTAAATGAAGATGTAACCCGAGATGAGGTTTTACGACGTTTGGATGAAAATGATAGAGTAGCATTAACTTATAAAAATACGTCAAACTCTGTATTTTCTTTTGGTCGTGATCATGGCCACTTTGGACGTATTTTAAATCAAACGGTAGTAGTAGAGTCTGGTTTAAGTGTGGTTAACAGTAGAGAAGTTGTTGGCTGGTGTTTTACACCGCAAGATGGGAACTCTTTATTGTCTTCTTTAGCTGGAGCAACCTATTTTGCCAATCCAGATACTTATGAAGATAGAGTGCAATGTTTGAATGAATATTTTTATAACGAAATATAAAAAACATGATTGCGCGCTAAATATCTGATTTTTAAGGGTAAAAATAACTTTTTCTTGACTTATTTTAATAATTTATGTTAAAAGGCCTAATCTATCTCATATGGGTAATATGAGTGTGGGGATCAAGTAGAAAGGATTTGTATGGATATTTTGAATGATGATGTAAGAGAGTACTCTATGGACCAAGTTTATCAAATTGGTGATGAAATTGAACATCCATTTTTTGGTAAGGGCAAAGTAACTGCAAATTTACGCAAAGGCAAAATTGAAGTTGATTTTGATAAAATTGGTACACGTACTTTAGTGGCAAACTATAAAAGTTAATAGTTATAGATTTATCGCCGTATCATTTAAAAATGAATAAATAAAAAAAGCGCCTTTAAGGCGCTTTTTTTTATGAGTAAAAATAAAGCTTACGGAAAGATTCCTCTTTCTTTGTAAGCGGTTTGAAGTTTTTCTAAGGCAACCATATAGGCAGCGGTTCTTAAATTAATATCCTCTTTTTTGGCTTTTTCTAAAGTCTTGTAAAATGCTTGGCGCATAATAAAAGACAATTTATGATCTACTTCTTGTAAGCTCCATTGAGCACTGGTCTTGTTTTGTACCCACTCAAAATAACTCACTGTAACACCACCAGCGTTGGCCAAAATATCAGGAAGAACAGTAATGCCACGCTCATTTAAAATAGCATCGCCTTCAGAAGTTACAGGGCCATTAGCGCCTTCTACCACAACCATGGCTTTAATGTTCTTGGCATTTCCTTCGTGTACTTGTCCTTCTAAGGCTGCAGGGATGAGAACATCTACCTCTTGACTAAAAAATTGCTCAGGGTCCATAGGTTCAGCGTTGGGATAACCTTCAACAGAACCATGTTCAGCAACATAATCTCTCAGCTCAACACAGTTTAAGCCTTTACTGTTGTATATGGTTCCCTTATGATCTTGTACAGAAGTGATTTTCCCACCACGTTTTTCTAAAAGAATAGCTGTGCTGCTCCCTACATTACCAAAACCTTGGATAGCATAACTTAAAGAAGATAATGAAATATCTTTTTCATCAGCCCAGCTTCTTAAAACATAAACCAAACCTTGACCCGTTGCTTTTTCGCGGCCGTGACTTCCGCCACAGGTTAAAGTTTTACCGGTTACAATATGTCTTTGTGCATTTCTTGTGATTGATGTTTGAGCGTTCATGAATGTGTCCATGATGTACACCATGGTTTGAGCATTGGTGCCCATATCTGGGGCTGGAATATCATACTCTGGACCAATATTAGCCCCCAGTGCATGAGTCATTCTTCTGGTTAGACGCTCAAGTTCCTTTTCACTAAAGTCTCTAGGATTAATGGTAACACCACCTTTAGC from Oligoflexia bacterium includes the following:
- a CDS encoding Glu/Leu/Phe/Val dehydrogenase, with the translated sequence MSEKSLYKQAVSQWQAAADIMRLDPSVREILSQPKNEIAVNFPVRMDTGDLKMVSGYRIQHSNILGPFKGGIRYHRNVNLDEVKALAAWMTFKCALVDIPFGGAKGGVTINPRDFSEKELERLTRRMTHALGANIGPEYDIPAPDMGTNAQTMVYIMDTFMNAQTSITRNAQRHIVTGKTLTCGGSHGREKATGQGLVYVLRSWADEKDISLSSLSYAIQGFGNVGSSTAILLEKRGGKITSVQDHKGTIYNSKGLNCVELRDYVAEHGSVEGYPNAEPMDPEQFFSQEVDVLIPAALEGQVHEGNAKNIKAMVVVEGANGPVTSEGDAILNERGITVLPDILANAGGVTVSYFEWVQNKTSAQWSLQEVDHKLSFIMRQAFYKTLEKAKKEDINLRTAAYMVALEKLQTAYKERGIFP